ATTTTGCAGACGTGGTTAGATCGAAGACGGGCGCAAGCCCATCAGGTTGATGACTAATAAGGGGGCAGCACTATGCCGGAACAGGAAGACTTAATTACCCTAGTCGATGAAGCGGGCAACGAATAGGAGTTTCTTTTGGTCGAGGCCTTCGAAATTGATCACAAGAAGTACGTATTGTTGGAGCCGGTGGAGGATCCTGAGTTTGGTGCGATCATTTTCGCCGTTGAAACCGATGAGCATGGAGAAGAGATTTTGCGTCCCATCGATGATGACGATGAATTCGATGCCGTAAGTAAGGC
The nucleotide sequence above comes from Bacillota bacterium. Encoded proteins:
- a CDS encoding DUF1292 domain-containing protein, with the protein product MVEAFEIDHKKYVLLEPVEDPEFGAIIFAVETDEHGEEILRPIDDDDEFDAVSKAIEEILNED